In one Mus pahari chromosome 21, PAHARI_EIJ_v1.1, whole genome shotgun sequence genomic region, the following are encoded:
- the Jpt2 gene encoding jupiter microtubule associated homolog 2, with translation MFQGADGQAGESGSRSMKPPGGESSDLFGNPEEGITSSKPNRMASNIFGPTEEPKHIPKRANPPGGKGSGIFDESAPVQTRQRLNPPGGKTSDIFGSPVTATAPLAHPNKPKDHVLLCEGEDSKSDLKAATDSRGEQGDKGSSKEVEHTKIPDPTPTVDSHEPRLGPRPRSHNKVLNPPGGKSSLSFY, from the exons GTCCATGAAGCCCCCAGGAGGAGAATCGAGCGATCTTTTTGGAAATCCAGAAGAAGGTATTACTTCAAGCAAGCCTAATAGGATGGCATCTAATATTTTCGGACCAACTGAAGAACCTAAACACATACCCAAGAGGGCAAATCCTCCAG GAGGCAAAGGAAGTGGGATCTTCGATGAATCTGCTCCTGTGCAAACTCGACAACGTTTGAATCCACCCGGTGGGAAGACCAGTGACATATTTGGGTCCCCAGTCACTGCCACTGCACCTCTGGCACACCCAAACAAGCCCAAG GATCATGTTTTGCTGTGTGAAGGTGAAGACTCTAAGTCTGACCTGAAAG CTGCAACAGACTCCAGAGGAGAACAGGGCGACAAAGGAAGCTCAAAAGAAGTAGAGCATACAAAGATACCGGACCCCACACCTACGGTCGACAGTCATGAGCCCAGACTGGGGCCACGACCTCGCTCCCACAACAAAGTCCTGAACCCACCAGGAGGCAAATCCAGCCTCTCTTTCTATTGA